The sequence below is a genomic window from Lycium ferocissimum isolate CSIRO_LF1 chromosome 9, AGI_CSIRO_Lferr_CH_V1, whole genome shotgun sequence.
ATATGAGAACAATTCGCTCCAAATTTACATCAAAATTTATAAGATCCGGGTGATTTGCTAGGACTTGTGGCAAGCCCTCCATCAGAAACTCATGATGAACCACTTGAATTTGTAGATTATTTGTTCCAAGGTCATGACACAATACGTACTAAGATCCTAATAATTCACTAGCTCTTGTGACAAGATAATCCATCAGAACTCAGAGTGATACATCATAATTTTCTATCTAAATTTTAGTGATTCTTCATGAGATGTGGCAAGACGAGTCTTataggaatttaaaaaaaaaaaaaagatttttaaccTATTTGGCCCCTCGACCAAAGTAATTTCACTTGCTAGccaaatataaaacatatagactaattatttataatatatatatatatatatatatatatttttttttttttttttgggaaagtcacacaaatacaactttttcaaatggtaattaaaaagattataactactttcaaaaaattacataaatacaactcATTCAAAATTTAACTTCttaattagaaaaatataacTGTTTACATTCCTCAAATATTaataatacttaattttagGAGTTACTACCATTAAAGCATATCcactttttactttctcttttttttttttttcaaaactattctaatgtaattttccaaataaacataaaaaaaaatcaacttcaaatccCATATTCCATCTACCGTTTTAaacaaactttttttctttcgtttcctcctttttattcttctttttttaatttcacttgatgatgattcaattatttttttgtgactaaaagaaattatttaaatatattaatattaagaaaagtacatgaaaGATATGGTATATAGAAATATGGTATAAGAAATgtacatgaaaatataccttaaaaagtatatggtatattcaaattggtatatttaattgaaaagatgataacaaaatatttgtgaatataatagtaaaaattagtatatttaagtttgtatttttttttaaaaaatattatttttattacatgGAGTGTAGAGGAAAGGGAAATGGGGATGGGATTATAATGTGGAGATTCGAACCCTCACTAAGATGGTGAAAGTTCATGTaaccaaccaactgagctactaagtCCCTAATTTAAGTTTGTATATAGCATCTAATATTAGTATATAATATTATGATATACCTAATCTATGAATATATTACTCTATGTGCCAACCAATTGTACTctacaaatatataaaatatacaatatatagaaagaataatataatattatatatagtatataatagtgaaatatacgtaatatataagtacataatatatatacttgttcaaGTAATTGtataatattaatatatacataaaacataatatacataaaacataatattACATAGTTAATACATACATAGTTAGTATTAACTATGTATAgtatataatagtgaaatatacataaaacataatattatatatagtatataatagtgaaatatatgtaatatataagtacataatatatatacttgttcaaGTAATTGtataatattaatatatatcatataaacagtaGTATACTATTTTATGGATTAAAATGCTAGCTGAGTATATTGGGATGTTTAGAAAAGCAATTAatgtgttatgatatgtatttAATTTGGTTCTCACTAATATGGGAAACTCCTTATTATTAGCCTTTTATTCATAgcaacatttttttatttatggtataaaatcatacatataccctaaatatagagtatatattgtagattATGTAATTTAGTTAATAATTGtagattacaaaatattttacttatttacttgtATTTATGTAACTCCCCTATATTTTTCGTCTATTATCTTGGTGCAGGGCAATAGAATGCTAAAATTTTAATAAGAGAACATTTATGTGAAGTGGGCAATTTGCATGATTGTCCTTATTcggggatggtctttaatttttggccttcaaatttctagtctttaatttttgtcttttgcCTAAAATAGCctaaggttttgggttcgaaccccggctcagtaaaaaaaaaatcgcaaagtaTAGTTTCATAGCAAAAATTCTGCATTAAGGCAAACATCTGCCTCAAacctttgccttaaggcagacttttgcccgaataggcctaatttactacaaaactctgccttgcgattttattttttttaattgagcggggattcgaaccctgAACCTTagggtattttcggccacttttttaagtgaatgccaaaaattaaaagaccagcaatttgaggactaaaattaaagaccgaaatactttgaaggccaatccgtgcaaaaaaaaattgtgcatTTAAATATTGGGTCTTGTGGATTTCGAAATCACGAGCCCAAACCCTTCTTACCGGTTGTGGTGTGAGACATTACATTTACTGAATTTCACGTAAAAGCATAATAATTTTGTTGTTAACACTTGACCGAAACCTTGCTCCGACGACGTATCGGCGATCGTTTTATTAAATAAACCGAGCTGTAAGATCTCCTCTCTTTATTGATTTCCCCAAACACAAAACCCTAACCCCCtcttttgaaagaaattaggggaatattttttttgtttttgaaatacTTTGGGTCTGTAACCATatttagctcatatttgtgtataaacaccttttatacactttatactaggttgatacattatgtataatgctttcccccatgtataatattgtatattgggctatGTGGCGTAATGATTTTCAAAAgctatatttttctaaaatttcctTATAAATTAAGCTTCATGTCCGAATTTATTGCTTTTTGGGTTATTTTAACAAGTTAGTTTGAAGTTTAATGTGTTGATTTCGGCGGTTGTTTTGAGTGACTATTGGTAATCAATTTGTGGATATAATTTAACGTTAGAGAAAAAGTGTTCAAGCTTCAAAGTTAATGGGAACTATTTTTAAAGGTTTTAATAACCACTTCTGAAGAGTGATAATCAAGTTTTTTGGattggaaaagaataaagaaaataaaagaacaaatatTTTGTTTACCAAGATCATTATTCAAGTATATGTTCAAATTTGTCACATGGTGTTGGAtgtaatttttcttttggttcGGTTTCTTGTCATCCTAAAATCCTGTACGCTGCATGACTACAAAGTTGAATTTGGGAATCTTTTGGCATTTTGAGTGTGATTTATATGAAGAGAATATATTCAATATcatttgaattttcaatatATCTTATCACAAATTAAAGGTGATCGATCGCTAACATTATATAGACCGCTACAAAggatacattaatcacacagcTTATAGCATTAGTTAAGATCTGTTGGCAAATTACAAAACTTTAGCTATGGAAAGAAAAATTTCAGCTCCTACAGCAGCTTCctttctaattttcattttcatcatttcttcattttattgtAATCTTTGTGAAAGCCATCTGTTCATTCACTCTGAAAATacaacaactactactactactactccGAACTCGTGTGTTTTAGTACCCATGGCAAGTGAAAACCTGAGCCATAGTACGAAATATCATTCAGCATGTCCGAAGTTTGGTTTTGGCAGTTGATAAAGTTTGTCATTGCCTTGTTTGCTTTCCTCGTAGTTGCACTTGTCCTCTTTGTAGCTATCAACTTTGCTGCCaaggaagaaattgaaaaattgaagaacataACATGCAGGGTTCTTTTTTCATGTAGCTCCTTATTAAATGAAATATTTCCTACATATGTTTagtttctctttatttattaattaagcATTTGTTGGTAACTTTCATATTTGCCTTCCTTTATCTGTTCTTCTCTAGTTATTCTATAGTAAAGTGGAACTATTATACCTTTATTTGTAAGCATATCCTTGTTTTGCCTGATCTAGTAACCCAGCAAAACATGACAAAAAGTACAAATGCAAATTGCTAATAATAAGGCAAAATTAATTAGGTCCAGGAGTCAGAGCGTGCTGGTTAGAAATGATTCTTATCACACATTAACAAGAAACGGTAGATATCACACGATATAGAGTTTAGCATATAAACTGACGGTATAAATTTTTACATGGTCAGATCCCCAAAAAGATAACTATAGGTAACCGTCGATGATAAGTGGATTCATAACCTGGAATATAAGGGACATGACCTATTGCAAAAAGTTAAAGCACACGAATAGTATCTGTAAGTTAATCTGGCAGTAAAGATATTTATGTACACTATCAAGCTTTGAGGATCATCCATTCAAAGTATCAAGCAGCATTCGCAGTTGTGTGTACTTGGTGGCACCTTATAATCTTTTTCTGGTGAGAAAATGGATTTGATGGACTCAAAAACTTCATCAATAGATTTTCCAGCATCAACCTGACATTTTCAGACACAAGTCAACGGTTACAATTAAAATTATAGGTGGATCCCGTATTTAAACTCTACCAGTTCAATTCTTAGCATTGGACTAATGTATTTTTAAGATTATATGTTCAGACGTACTATGTATAGCAATTTTAGtggatttttatacataaatttatgtttCGCGTCGAGTCGAAAGTATTGGATTCAGATGAACTCGGTGCCGCAACGCTGCACCCACTAAAATCATTACATCTTATACAGATTCAATATCTAACTATTGTCCACTACCACCACCCTATTGAGCAATAGAAGAAGcttaaaatttatgatttacCTTCCTAACTTTCCCCTTTGATTCATAGTATTCAACTGTAGGGAGAGTTGACTCCATAAAAACTTTAAATCGCTTCCTTATTGTCTCGATGTTATCATCCTCTCTTCCCTGCATGAATATCTTTCATATAATTGCTAAAAGATTGAATGATGTACCTAAATACTATGTTGTTCGACTATTAAAAATGTTGCCAGGTGAGTGTTGGATCCCCCAAAGaagtagtgcattttttgaGGATTCGACACGGGTACTGCAACATTTTAGAGAGTCTGAGCAACATAACCTAAATATACCTCATTTCTTGATAGCAAGCGCCTCTCCATTTCGTCTTGTGGACAATCTAGGTAAAGGACAAACTCAGGCTCCATTTTTGTCTGCAAAGAAATCCCAAACGACAGTTATTTCAAAAATAAGGTGTGCTTCTGAGTTCCATTAGAAACAATTGAATAATAAATTAACTCACAAAATTCTCAAATGTTTTCACATTCTCTTCATTCCGGGGGAAGATCTGAGTTCCATTAGAAACAATTGAATAATAAACTTACAAAATTCTCAAATGTTTTCACATTCTCTTCATTCCGGGGGAAGCCGTCAATAAGGAATTTGTCACTATCCATTTCTTGCATGGCTTGTTGAAGAAGCCTCACGGTTACATCTGCAGGAACAAGCTTCCCCTCCTTCATAATTTTCTGAATCATGGAGCTGCAATAAACAAAacgaaagaaataaagaaagctGACATATAAAATTCTTACTTAAAAGAACTGTAATTAAGCGAACAACATGACCTCTTAGATGAAACTAATTGTGTTGTATATGGTATTACATGCTAAGGTAAGAACTATAGATTTATCGAGAATTGAAAATGGTTGTTGAATAGCATTACCCAGTTTTAGAACCAGAATTGATTTCTTGACGTAGAAGCTCACCAACACTAAGATGAGTGTAGCCAAACTGTTGTGCTATTCTTTTGCATTGCGTTCCTTTACCGCTCCCTGGACCACCTGTAACACGTATAATCACAATGTGAAAGTAAGGAAAGGAGGAAGTTATTTCTTTGAAAAGAGAGATAAAGAGAAAATGCAATATCACATACTATAAGCCAGAAGCAAAAGAAACTGTTATTAATTATAAGTTTTTATAGCAGATTGCATACACCTACCCCTCAAGTTCAGCATACTTCCTCTGACATTTGAAAGAACATAAACGTGCCTCATATTTAACTTTGATATAACAATAATTAATGACTAGAATGAACCTCCATTATTTCGGAATGTCAATTCTACCCTCACAATCTAAACTAAGACCAATACACAACTATTAATGAACAATGCTTCTTGTTTCTTCTTGGACAAAACTGGATGTGGAAATCCAGATGACTGTAATGATCATGAAGTCAATGGTTTGATATAGAAAGCATATTCCCAAAAGTGAAACACACTCAAATGCAGCTTTCATTTTAACACCTATTAGATGAAGCTATaacaacaaaaaggaaaagaaaaagcaaatgttattcttttccttccttttgcTGGTGGTCGGATATGTGCGGCATGGAAGCCACAGAAAAAGTATGTCACTTCCAATTTTTACCATTTTCGACCATCACCAAATAAGATATCATGTATGAACGCCAGGTAAAACTTAGCAAAAAATGCATTTTTCCATGATAAAACAGGAATACAAGACGcaattttaatttcttcaaaagaaatacaaaatgcaATAAATGTGATTAACATCAGACAGTGCAAGGAATTATAGAAATCCCAACCTATAACAAAAACAATTTTGACCTTCTTCTGCTTTCCTGAACCTCTATCACCTTCCTGCAAAAACGAGATACCAATCAGATGACCAAGAAATAGTACCAATTCATTTTTGAAACATCATAAAGTAGTAGGTCTAGTATCATGATCACTTTATTCAGTCCATTCCTTTCCTGAACCACGGAATCGAAACACCTAAGTCAGTGTCTTTAATTCAAAAACTTAAAGGAAAACTATCAGAACGAGATAACATTAACTTAGTTGGAAAAATCTTAAAATAGCTATCACATCATAGATGCAATTTAAATCTTCAATCTTcaatagaacatggaatgaagaaaatttactaaattatAAAGCTAGCACACGTAACTAGTCATACAAAACCAGGGCTATTACTAAACAAACTTCGAATTTCTGAACAGGAAACGCTCATGTTGAACAAGACACGAACCAGGCCATGCCTTACCATGAAGAGTCCATGTTCACTCAGCAGTGAGCATGACATAGCATGTGAAGAATTATCACTATAATTTATAAGGGAAGCCCCTGAAATCGGATTTCCTGAGAGATCCCAAAAGTATGCTTCACAGGTTCAAACTGCCATCAGTATATGAATTAACTTTTGCTTGTAAGATTACAACTACGAATTGTTGTCACAAGCTTCAAATGCTGTTAACTTCAATAATGAAATCATGTTATCTTGCAACTCTTGTGCTCACGAGCCCAATCCCGTTTCTCGCTTTTTACTAGCCCACTAAAAGGACAGTTCttgataaagtgaaaaaagagtTCTTCctattgtcaaaaaaaaaaaaaaaaaaagtgttcttCCTAATCCATGAGGGCCACTCCCTGTCAAGATGCCAACTAGTTTCTttcaacacaaagaaagaaggtaCAAATAAAATTAAGCTGAGACTAATGACTATAGCTAAGTCAAAATCATGGATGCCCAATGATATTGGGAAAACACCAAAGGAACTTTTCTCACCTTGTGTGAATCCATCTTGGATTGCCTGCACAACGAATATGTTTAGTTCATCAATGTTTCCTGCAATAAGCAGCAGTTagaaagtactccctccgtttacttttacttgtccactatactaaaaataaattttcacttttacttgtcgcttttagcatatcaagagaagacaatttctttttttctattttacctaTAGTATTAGTTACTCTTTTCAAATCATCTTTCAAGTCCATTGAGAATATGCATtaattaatatgggtatcatgGTAAATTACACACTTCAGTTATTATCTCTTAAGAAGTGTGCAAAGTCCATagtagacaagtaaaaatgaacggagggagtactaatcTTTTTTCCATGAATATTCCCTGAATTCTCTTATTCCAAGAAAATTCAGCAAGttgccttttttttattttttataatacatAACCCATAAACTCAAAACTCTAGCTCCACCTTTGTTCAAATTcaccaacaattccataagCTAAAGGCATCATAAAAATCATACCAATTGCTCAATGATCCATCTAAGGCAAGGACACAGCATAATAGAACTATTTGTTTTCGAGAACTATTCATACCCCTTAAACCATCAAAATTTCCAAGAACTGTACTTTTACAAACAACAAATTGGGTGACCAAAAATGATATCATCAAGTTAAACTTCACAACTTTGTATAAGGGCCAGTGATTAACAGAGaatgaaaaaaacaaaagaaaccaATCAAATTATCACATATGGAGATGTCTGCAGAGAAAAGAGGAGAGAAGTACCTGACTTAGACAATACTGCAAATAAATTTAGAGAGTTGCAGAAGTAGAAcagaagtatatatattatgatgttTAGCTACAGACCCAGGATAATGGGAATAATTCTCAGTTTGTGCTGTTACACGTGTCAGTTTTTTGGCTTTGGTTTCTTTGATTCCCATGAAAATGgcactttttttaaaactctGACAAAAGGATTCGTTTTGGGTGGGGAATGGAAAGTTCCAGTGTATGGCTTGTTACTCAAAGGCAAAATGTATAGCTGTAAAAAAGACAGTGAcaaacaaaagctaataaattAACTTAGCAGTTGCATATATTTAAGGAACATGATGGCTTTTTTATATAGGCATCCAAACTTGCTACTTGGTTACTAACACTACAACCTACTAACCATAAAACTAGGAAACTTTCACTAACCACTAGGCACTAAGACTAATAGTGGTATTACATGCTAAGGAACACGTAAATTAATTACTAACAGGGAAACATTAGACTAGCAACTAAAGACTCTACTATTAAGCACTAAATTAAATAACAAGGAGCTGGAGTTGGTCTTTTAACACTCTCCCTCAACTCCTGCTTCTTTCCTTTCAGTGACACCGAGCTGACGATAGAAATTTCCAATCTTATTGCTGCTCAAGCTTTTCGTGAATATATCGGCAACTTGATTTTCTGTTTTGACTTGGACCATTTCCACTTCTTCTTCAAGAACTTTTTCACGAAGAAATGGTAATGTACCTCCACATGCTTAGTCCTAGCGTGAAACACTGAATTCTCCTCCAAGCGTATCGCCGCCTGGTTGTCATAATATAACGGAATTGCATACTCCATTGGTTGACGCAAATCCTTCAGCAACTTTATAATCCAAGTACTTTCTTGAGCTGCCATTCTCGCTGCTCGGTATTCCGCTTCTGTCGTTGACAacgacacagttggttgcctcTTGCTATACCATGAAATTGCTCCAGACCCAAGCATAAAGACATATCCAGTAGTCTATCGTCGGGTATCATGATCACCTGTATAGTCAGCATCACAGTAGCCAACTAACTTACAATCTCCACCTTTCTTGTATATTATACCATATCCAAGCTTACCCTTGATATATCTCAAAATCCTTCGAACTGCTTCTAAATGAGGTTTCTTTGGATTTTGCATGTATCGACTCGTCACACCAACTGCGTAAGAGATGTCGGGTCTTGTTAAAGTTAAGTAGATCAAACTACCCACCAATTGTCTATACATTGTTGCATCTTCCAGGTCGTTCCCTTCATGAGCACACATCTTACCATTTGGCTCCAGCGCTGTTGATATTGGTTTGCAATTAAACATCCCAAACTTCTTCAACAGatctttggaatatttttttCTGATGCAAATAAATTCCTCCTTCACTATGATCAACCTCCAAGCCAAGAAAATGGTTGAACTGTCCGAGTTCTTTCGTTTGGAAGCGTACTGACAAATTCTCCTTTGGACGGAGAATTTCTTCTTCACAATCTCCTGTTAGAATTAAATGATCCACAGATACTAGCACAATAGCTAGTTTTCTGCCAACAATTTTCACAAACAGGCTGGAATCTGCTGGTGTTATTGAATAACCACTATGAGTAAGAAATTCAGCAATCTTACCATACCATGCCCTCAGCCCTTGCTTTAATCCATAGAGCGCCTTTCAAAGCTTACACACATACTCGGGATGATCTTGACTCTGAAAACCCATAGTTTGACCCATGTAAATCTCCTTATCCAACTATCCATGCAGAAATGCATTTTCACGTCCATTTGCCACAGGTTCCAATTCTTACTATCTGCAAGTGCAAGTAGACCCGAACAGTTGTAAGCTTTGCCACTGGACTAAACCTTTCATCATAGTCTAGTCCATATTGCTGAGAAAAACCCCGAGCTACAAGACGAGCTTTGTACTTTTCAATTGATCCATCTGTGTGATGCTTTATCTTGTAAACCCGTTTACAAGAAATAGGTTTGAATCCTTCGGCTTTGTCACGAGCTCCCAAGTTTGATTTCGTTCTAGCGCATCGATTTCCTCCTCCATAGCCTTAATCCACTTCGAATTTTGAAACGCTTCCTCAAAAGTTTCTGGTTCTTTTTCATTTACTTCTTCTGCTATGGCAGCATTGGCATATTTGGGATTTTGCTTTCTGGTTCTTGTTGACCTTCCAAGTGGAGGTGGTGCATTTTCTCCACATTGCTCGCCTTCTTCTGGTTGTTGGTACAAACCAGTTTGCCAAGGATTTTGAGTCACGCCTTCTTTAACATTATCTTCAATAGCTGCACCTTCAACTTCACCTAGACTCAACTGGATCTGGAATGAGTCCACCACACCTTTGAAAACATCAGAATC
It includes:
- the LOC132030243 gene encoding UMP-CMP kinase 3-like isoform X1 encodes the protein MDSHKEGDRGSGKQKKVKIVFVIGGPGSGKGTQCKRIAQQFGYTHLSVGELLRQEINSGSKTGSMIQKIMKEGKLVPADVTVRLLQQAMQEMDSDKFLIDGFPRNEENVKTFENFTKMEPEFVLYLDCPQDEMERRLLSRNEGREDDNIETIRKRFKVFMESTLPTVEYYESKGKVRKVDAGKSIDEVFESIKSIFSPEKDYKVPPSTHNCECCLIL
- the LOC132030243 gene encoding UMP-CMP kinase 3-like isoform X2, which codes for MDSHKEGDRGSGKQKKVKIVFVIGGPGSGKGTQCKRIAQQFGYTHLSVGELLRQEINSGSKTGSMIQKIMKEGKLVPADVTVRLLQQAMQEMDSDKFLIDGFPRNEENTKMEPEFVLYLDCPQDEMERRLLSRNEGREDDNIETIRKRFKVFMESTLPTVEYYESKGKVRKVDAGKSIDEVFESIKSIFSPEKDYKVPPSTHNCECCLIL